Below is a genomic region from bacterium.
ACAAAGATAGAAACAACAAATCATCCCATTACCCTTGATAGTAGTGATATTACAGTAAATCTTAAACTGGATCACCGAAGAAAGGGATTGCTTTGGTATTCAACATATCAAGTTGGATATTCTGGGAAGTATCAGATTATAAATGATGCTAAAGAGAATCGTGATATTTTCTTTGACTATACCTTTCCTACTAAAGAAGGTATCTATGACAATTTCTGCTTTATTGTTGATGGAGAAAAGATTAAAGAGCTTCAACCAACTTCAGGAAAAATATTGAAGAAATTAAACTTTGGTCCAGGTAAAGCAAAAAAGATCGAAATTACTTATGAATCGCAGGGAATGGATGAGTGGTGGTATCTTTTTGGATCTGATGTTTCCCAGATTCAAAATTTCAAGCTGGCAATGATAACAAACTTTGATAAGATTGATTTTCCAGAAAATAGCATTTCTCCAACAAAAAAGGAGAGAAAAGACAAAGGTTGGGAACTTACCTGGCGATATTCTAATTTAATTTCAGGTATTCAAATCGGTATGGATATGCCCCAGAGGTTGAATCCTGGTCCCTTTGTCAGTAGAGTCAGTTTCTTTGCGCCAGTTTCTCTCTTCCTCTTCTTATTTTTAATCTTTATAATTACAGTAGTGAAAAAAATCAATATCCATCCAATGAATTATTTCTTCATTTCAGCAGCATTTTTTAGTTTCCACCTGCTTCTGGCATATTTAGTAGATCACATTGACATTCACTTATCTTTTGTAATTTGCTCATCAGTTTCAATATTCTTGGTAATCTCTTACATGCGGCTT
It encodes:
- a CDS encoding inner membrane CreD family protein codes for the protein MLWYSTYQVGYSGKYQIINDAKENRDIFFDYTFPTKEGIYDNFCFIVDGEKIKELQPTSGKILKKLNFGPGKAKKIEITYESQGMDEWWYLFGSDVSQIQNFKLAMITNFDKIDFPENSISPTKKERKDKGWELTWRYSNLISGIQIGMDMPQRLNPGPFVSRVSFFAPVSLFLFLFLIFIITVVKKINIHPMNYFFISAAFFSFHLLLAYLVDHIDIHLSFVICSSVSIFLVISYMRLVVGVRFALLETGLSQFVYLVLFSYAFFLEGLTGLAITICCILTLFVVMQFTGRIDWEKQFVSNK